In a single window of the Nicotiana tomentosiformis chromosome 10, ASM39032v3, whole genome shotgun sequence genome:
- the LOC104107359 gene encoding phosphate transporter PHO1 homolog 1 isoform X2, with protein MVKFSKQFEGQLVPEWKEAFVDYWQLKKDLKKIPLLNTDNNATNKNKNKDSSFSSTLISSIRKLPLFGPQRREHGVIQVHTKIAQTLSKGDLYETELLEQFADTEAAAEFFALLDLQLNKVNKFFRTKEKEFVERGESLKKQMEILIELKAALKQHHDIGTSSGQNSKEDESISGTISCDEESTKDRTEQEQDIENSIDEVNKNDGQLTDSPRSSELGKSTSIKREDSKSKSQSERVINCQGKSLKIHIPLTNPTRTFSAISYLLRDDMINQSSKKCGTDGRKLHINRTKLKHAEKMIRGAFIELYKGLGYLKTYRNLNMLAFVKILKKFDKVTNKQVLPIYLRVVESSYFNSSDKALKLADDVEEIFIKHFAEDDKKKAMKYLKPAQKKESHAVTFFIGLFTGCFLALFVGYVIMAHITGLYRPQSDTIYMETVYPVLSMFSLMFLHFFLYGCNIFMWRKTRVNYSFIFELAQTKELKYRDVFLICTASMSAVVGVLVLHLTLVAKGYSYNQTQAIPGLLLLVFIMLLVCPFNIIYKSSRYRFICVIRNIILSPLYKVVMLDFFMADQLCSQVPMLRNLEYVACYYITGSYKTQDYGYCMRTKYYRDLAYAVSFLPYYWRAMQCARRWFDEGHKSHLVNLGKYVSAMLAAGAKVAYEKEKNMGWLCLVIVMSSAATIYQLYWDFVKDWGLLQCHSKNPWLRNELMLRRKFYYYFSMGLNLVLRLAWLQTVLHYNFGSVDYRVTGLFLAALEVIRRGQWNFYRLENEHLNNAGKFRAVKTVPLPFHEVDEQD; from the exons ATGGTTAAGTTTTCTAAGCAATTTGAAGGGCAGTTAGTTCCTGAATGGAAAGAAGCTTTTGTTGATTATTGGCAACTCAAaaaagacctcaagaaaatccctCTTCTCAACACTGACAATAATGCAACTAACAAAAACAAGAACAAAGATAGTTCTTTTTCCAGTACTCTCATTTCCTCTATTAGGAAATTGCCTTTGTTTGGACCTCAACGTCGCGAACATGGGGTCATTCAA GTTCATACGAAGATTGCACAGACGTTGAGTAAGGGCGATTTGTATGAGACTGAATTGTTGGAGCAATTTGCTGATACTGAGGCTGCTGCTGAGTTTTTTGCACTCTTGGATCTTCAACTTAACAAGGTGAACAAATTTTTTCGGACGAAAGAGAAAGAATTTGTAGAAAGAGGAGAGTCATTGAAGAAGCAAATGGAGATTCTCATTGAGTTAAAAGCTGCATTAAAACAACATCATGATATAGGAACTTCTTCAGGCCAAAACTCAAAAGAAGATGAGTCAATTTCAGGCACCATTTCTTGTG ATGAAGAGTCGACAAAAGACAGAACAGAGCAAGAACAGGACATAGAGAATTCAATAGATGAAGTTAACAAAAATGATGGACAATTGACAGACTCTCCAAGATCAAGTGAACTAGGAAAATCAACTAGTATCAAGAGGGAAGACAGCAAATCAAAGAGTCAATCCGAACGAGTGATCAATTGCCAGGGAAAAAGCTTAAAGATCCACATTCCTCTAACGAATCCAACGCGAACATTCTCAGCTATATCCTATTTGCTTAGGGATGATATGATCAATCAATCCTCCAAGAAATGTGGTACAGACGGACGAAAACTGCACATCAATAGAACGAAGCTAAAACACGCGGAGAAGATGATTCGGGGAGCTTTTATTGAGCTTTACAAAGGATTAGGATACCTTAAAACTTATAG GAACTTGAACATGCTAGCTTTTGTAAAGATCTTGAAGAAATTTGACAAA GTTACAAACAAACAAGTTCTTCCAATCTATTTAAGAGTTGTGGAGAGCTCTTACTTCAACAGCTCAGACAAG GCTTTGAAGTTGGCTGATGATGTTGAAGAGATTTTTATCAAACACTTTGCTGAAGATGATAAAAAGAAGGCTATGAAATACCTAAAACCTGCTCAGAAAAAAGAGTCTCATGCAGTTACCTTTTTCATTG GTTTATTCACAGGATGTTTCTTAGCGCTTTTCGTCGGATATGTGATCATGGCTCATATTACAGGACTTTATAGACCTCAATCTGATACAATATACATGGAAACTGTTTATCCTGTTCTCAG CATGTTCAGCTTAATGTTCTTGCACTTCTTTCTGTATGGTTGCAACATATTTATGTGGCGAAAAACTCGCGTAAACTATAGCTTCATCTTTGAGCTAGCCCAAACTAAGGAACTCAAGTACAGAGATGTGTTCCTGATATGTACTGCATCGATGAGTGCTGTCGTCGGGGTCCTTGTTCTTCATCTTACACTTGTAGCAAAAGGATACTCTTATAATCAAACTCAAGCAATCCCTGGCCTCTTATTATTG GTCTTCATTATGCTGCTGGTGTGCCCATTCAACATCATTTACAAATCTAGCCGTTATCGCTTCATTTGTGTTATAAGGAACATCATATTGTCACCTCTGTATAAAGTTGTCATGTTAGACTTCTTTATGGCTGATCAACTTTGTAGCCAG GTTCCAATGCTCAGAAACCTTGAATATGTAGCATGTTACTACATAACTGGAAGCTATAAAACTCAAGACTATGGTTATTGCATGAGAACAAAATATTATAGAGACCTTGCTTATGCAGTTTCTTTCTTACCATATTACTGGAGAGCAATGCAG TGTGCGCGAAGATGGTTCGACGAAGGACACAAAAGCCACCTAGTGAATCTTGGAAAATATGTGTCTGCAATGTTAGCTGCAGGAGCCAAAGTAGcatatgaaaaagaaaagaatatggGATGGCTTTGCTTAGTTATAGTAATGTCAAGTGCTGCAACTATATATCAATTATACTGGGATTTTGTTAAAGATTGGGGCTTACTTCAGTGTCATTCCAAGAACCCTTGGTTAAGGAATGAATTGATGCTTCGTCGAAAATTTTATTACTATTTCTCCATG GGATTGAACCTTGTACTGAGGCTAGCATGGTTACAAACAGTTCTGCATTATAATTTTGGAAGTGTAGACTACAGAGTAACTGGGCTATTTTTAGCAGCCCTTGAAGTCATTAGGAGAGGACAGTGGAATTTTTACAG GTTGGAgaatgagcatctaaataatgcAGGGAAATTTAGAGCAGTTAAAACAGTGCCACTTCCTTTTCATGAAGTAGATGAACAAGATTGA
- the LOC104107361 gene encoding mitochondrial protein import protein ZIM17 — protein sequence MATSITGNSKIFNNLNSFCSLSVTSIKTHVPISSLSFRPNSYGYCIKSTRLSSNYGRRRASEYVFRVPMVSCVVEDTSETQPESGNSSASSDSSKEAAINLKLPRRSLLVTFTCNACGVRSQRFINRLAYERGTVFIQCSGCSQYHKFVDNLGLVVEYNFKDEINMDPDADRD from the exons ATGGCTACATCCATAACAGGAAACAGCAAAATCTTTAATAATTTAAATTCTTTTTGCTCTTTATCTGTTACCAGCATCAAAACCCATGTCCCTATTTCTTCTCTTTCCTTCAGACCTAATTCTTATGGCTACTGCATCAAATCCACAAG GCTGAGTTCTAATTATGGGAGGAGGAGAGCATCAGAATATGTGTTCCGGGTTCCAATGGTTTCTTGTGTTGTGGAAGATACTTCTGAAACACAACCAGAATCTGGGAATTCATCTGCTTCAAGTGATTCTTCAAAA GAAGCAGCTATTAACTTGAAACTACCAAGAAGAAGTCTCTTAGTGACGTTCACATGTAATGCTTGTGGTGTTCGATCACAAAGATTCATAAACAGATTAGCATATGAAAGAGGGACAGTGTTTATACAG TGTTCAGGGTGCTCTCAGTATCATAAATTTGTTGACAACCTTGGACTTGTGGTTGAGTACAACTTCAAGGATGAAATTAATATGGATCCAGATGCTGATCGAGATTGA
- the LOC104107359 gene encoding phosphate transporter PHO1 homolog 1 isoform X1 encodes MVKFSKQFEGQLVPEWKEAFVDYWQLKKDLKKIPLLNTDNNATNKNKNKDSSFSSTLISSIRKLPLFGPQRREHGVIQVHTKIAQTLSKGDLYETELLEQFADTEAAAEFFALLDLQLNKVNKFFRTKEKEFVERGESLKKQMEILIELKAALKQHHDIGTSSGQNSKEDESISGTISCDEESTKDRTEQEQDIENSIDEVNKNDGQLTDSPRSSELGKSTSIKREDSKSKSQSERVINCQGKSLKIHIPLTNPTRTFSAISYLLRDDMINQSSKKCGTDGRKLHINRTKLKHAEKMIRGAFIELYKGLGYLKTYRNLNMLAFVKILKKFDKVTNKQVLPIYLRVVESSYFNSSDKALKLADDVEEIFIKHFAEDDKKKAMKYLKPAQKKESHAVTFFIGEFQKKEYHAVTFFIGLFTGCFLALFVGYVIMAHITGLYRPQSDTIYMETVYPVLSMFSLMFLHFFLYGCNIFMWRKTRVNYSFIFELAQTKELKYRDVFLICTASMSAVVGVLVLHLTLVAKGYSYNQTQAIPGLLLLVFIMLLVCPFNIIYKSSRYRFICVIRNIILSPLYKVVMLDFFMADQLCSQVPMLRNLEYVACYYITGSYKTQDYGYCMRTKYYRDLAYAVSFLPYYWRAMQCARRWFDEGHKSHLVNLGKYVSAMLAAGAKVAYEKEKNMGWLCLVIVMSSAATIYQLYWDFVKDWGLLQCHSKNPWLRNELMLRRKFYYYFSMGLNLVLRLAWLQTVLHYNFGSVDYRVTGLFLAALEVIRRGQWNFYRLENEHLNNAGKFRAVKTVPLPFHEVDEQD; translated from the exons ATGGTTAAGTTTTCTAAGCAATTTGAAGGGCAGTTAGTTCCTGAATGGAAAGAAGCTTTTGTTGATTATTGGCAACTCAAaaaagacctcaagaaaatccctCTTCTCAACACTGACAATAATGCAACTAACAAAAACAAGAACAAAGATAGTTCTTTTTCCAGTACTCTCATTTCCTCTATTAGGAAATTGCCTTTGTTTGGACCTCAACGTCGCGAACATGGGGTCATTCAA GTTCATACGAAGATTGCACAGACGTTGAGTAAGGGCGATTTGTATGAGACTGAATTGTTGGAGCAATTTGCTGATACTGAGGCTGCTGCTGAGTTTTTTGCACTCTTGGATCTTCAACTTAACAAGGTGAACAAATTTTTTCGGACGAAAGAGAAAGAATTTGTAGAAAGAGGAGAGTCATTGAAGAAGCAAATGGAGATTCTCATTGAGTTAAAAGCTGCATTAAAACAACATCATGATATAGGAACTTCTTCAGGCCAAAACTCAAAAGAAGATGAGTCAATTTCAGGCACCATTTCTTGTG ATGAAGAGTCGACAAAAGACAGAACAGAGCAAGAACAGGACATAGAGAATTCAATAGATGAAGTTAACAAAAATGATGGACAATTGACAGACTCTCCAAGATCAAGTGAACTAGGAAAATCAACTAGTATCAAGAGGGAAGACAGCAAATCAAAGAGTCAATCCGAACGAGTGATCAATTGCCAGGGAAAAAGCTTAAAGATCCACATTCCTCTAACGAATCCAACGCGAACATTCTCAGCTATATCCTATTTGCTTAGGGATGATATGATCAATCAATCCTCCAAGAAATGTGGTACAGACGGACGAAAACTGCACATCAATAGAACGAAGCTAAAACACGCGGAGAAGATGATTCGGGGAGCTTTTATTGAGCTTTACAAAGGATTAGGATACCTTAAAACTTATAG GAACTTGAACATGCTAGCTTTTGTAAAGATCTTGAAGAAATTTGACAAA GTTACAAACAAACAAGTTCTTCCAATCTATTTAAGAGTTGTGGAGAGCTCTTACTTCAACAGCTCAGACAAG GCTTTGAAGTTGGCTGATGATGTTGAAGAGATTTTTATCAAACACTTTGCTGAAGATGATAAAAAGAAGGCTATGAAATACCTAAAACCTGCTCAGAAAAAAGAGTCTCATGCAGTTACCTTTTTCATTGGTGAGTTTCAGAAAAAAGAGTATCATGCAGTTACCTTTTTTATTG GTTTATTCACAGGATGTTTCTTAGCGCTTTTCGTCGGATATGTGATCATGGCTCATATTACAGGACTTTATAGACCTCAATCTGATACAATATACATGGAAACTGTTTATCCTGTTCTCAG CATGTTCAGCTTAATGTTCTTGCACTTCTTTCTGTATGGTTGCAACATATTTATGTGGCGAAAAACTCGCGTAAACTATAGCTTCATCTTTGAGCTAGCCCAAACTAAGGAACTCAAGTACAGAGATGTGTTCCTGATATGTACTGCATCGATGAGTGCTGTCGTCGGGGTCCTTGTTCTTCATCTTACACTTGTAGCAAAAGGATACTCTTATAATCAAACTCAAGCAATCCCTGGCCTCTTATTATTG GTCTTCATTATGCTGCTGGTGTGCCCATTCAACATCATTTACAAATCTAGCCGTTATCGCTTCATTTGTGTTATAAGGAACATCATATTGTCACCTCTGTATAAAGTTGTCATGTTAGACTTCTTTATGGCTGATCAACTTTGTAGCCAG GTTCCAATGCTCAGAAACCTTGAATATGTAGCATGTTACTACATAACTGGAAGCTATAAAACTCAAGACTATGGTTATTGCATGAGAACAAAATATTATAGAGACCTTGCTTATGCAGTTTCTTTCTTACCATATTACTGGAGAGCAATGCAG TGTGCGCGAAGATGGTTCGACGAAGGACACAAAAGCCACCTAGTGAATCTTGGAAAATATGTGTCTGCAATGTTAGCTGCAGGAGCCAAAGTAGcatatgaaaaagaaaagaatatggGATGGCTTTGCTTAGTTATAGTAATGTCAAGTGCTGCAACTATATATCAATTATACTGGGATTTTGTTAAAGATTGGGGCTTACTTCAGTGTCATTCCAAGAACCCTTGGTTAAGGAATGAATTGATGCTTCGTCGAAAATTTTATTACTATTTCTCCATG GGATTGAACCTTGTACTGAGGCTAGCATGGTTACAAACAGTTCTGCATTATAATTTTGGAAGTGTAGACTACAGAGTAACTGGGCTATTTTTAGCAGCCCTTGAAGTCATTAGGAGAGGACAGTGGAATTTTTACAG GTTGGAgaatgagcatctaaataatgcAGGGAAATTTAGAGCAGTTAAAACAGTGCCACTTCCTTTTCATGAAGTAGATGAACAAGATTGA
- the LOC104107360 gene encoding lysine-rich arabinogalactan protein 19 has product MASSEFVYLSTCFCIWLVMANAQAPAASPSTPTTTPPPTTTPVVASPPTSTPPPTTTPPPSTTPVAPSQPPATSAAPPPISVPSPKVAPVSTPTTTPPQPPPTPPVSSPSQPPVMPPPAPVASPPAVPPALPPPQISPAPPPVSPPKAPPAPAPTPVTQPPAPPPAIVSPVAAPELAPSPAPAHGKHKRKRHKHKHHHAPAPAPTVPSPPAPPTVQESVEVTPAPSPTLNLNGATVLLQGSRSRMWTNAGLAMTILLTIII; this is encoded by the exons ATGGCTTCTTCTGAGTTTGTTTACCTTTCCACTTGCTTTTGCATTTGGCTAGTAATGGCTAATGCACAAGCACCAGCAGCATCACCTTCTACACCTACAACCACACCTCCACCTACCACAACACCGGTTGTGGCATCACCACCAACTTCGACACCTCCACCAACCACAACACCTCCGCCTTCTACGACTCCTGTTGCACCATCACAGCCACCAGCAACTTCGGCAGCACCTCCTCCGATATCAGTACCTTCGCCTAAAGTTGCCCCAGTCTCCACTCCAACAACCACACCACCACAACCTCCACCAACTCCACCCGTCTCAAGTCCATCACAACCACCTGTAATGCCACCACCCGCTCCAGTTGCTTCTCCACCAGCAGTCCCGCCAGCTTTACCCCCGCCTCAGATATCCCCGGCACCACCACCAGTATCTCCACCCAAGGCCCCACCAGCACCAGCGCCGACACCAGTCACTCAACCACCAGCTCCTCCACCGGCTATTGTATCACCAGTGGCAGCACCAGAATTAGCACCGTCACCAGCACCAGCTCATGGCAAGCACAAGAGAAAGAGGCACAAACACAAGCACCATCACGCGCCAGCACCTGCACCAACTGTGCCAAGCCCACCAGCACCACCAACAGTCCAAGAATCTGTGGAAGTGACACCAGCGCCATCGCCTACTCTGAATTTG AATGGAGCAACGGTTTTGCTGCAAGGAAGCAGATCTAGAATGTGGACGAATGCTGGTTTGGCGATGACTATTCTTTTGACCATCATAATCTGA